The following coding sequences are from one Candidatus Melainabacteria bacterium window:
- a CDS encoding ABC transporter ATP-binding protein, translated as MAEPKTQIDVQNLSVGFDKKPVLENVTVQLIPGQVIAIAGPNGAGKSTLLKTIARQIKPIAGAVHLNGADIWQMRTPEFAGKVAYVPQDIEISTQLTVEQMVMLGRNPHQSWWQWYGSANDTNAVNKALENTEMQTLREKPLCQLSGGERQRAALATAIAQEPQFMLLDEPTSHLDFKHQNELLKLLKGLRAAGLGIMIVLHDLNVIARIADHVVLLEHASQRCSRVAATGSVLQALSVENLKQVFDVDVTVFDDPNTGETVYNPFSLRTVQG; from the coding sequence ATGGCTGAACCGAAGACACAGATAGACGTACAAAATCTCAGCGTAGGTTTCGACAAGAAGCCGGTGCTCGAAAACGTCACAGTGCAGCTGATTCCCGGACAGGTGATTGCGATCGCGGGACCAAATGGCGCAGGCAAATCTACTCTACTGAAAACAATAGCGCGACAAATCAAACCAATTGCTGGAGCAGTGCACCTGAACGGTGCAGACATCTGGCAGATGCGCACCCCTGAGTTTGCGGGTAAAGTCGCATACGTGCCGCAGGATATCGAAATCTCGACACAGCTGACAGTCGAACAGATGGTCATGCTCGGTCGCAATCCACACCAGTCATGGTGGCAATGGTACGGCAGCGCCAATGACACAAACGCCGTCAACAAAGCTCTCGAAAACACAGAGATGCAGACACTGCGCGAGAAGCCCCTATGTCAGCTCTCCGGGGGCGAACGCCAACGCGCCGCTCTGGCCACCGCTATAGCGCAGGAGCCGCAATTTATGCTTCTAGACGAACCAACCTCACATCTCGATTTCAAACATCAAAATGAGTTACTGAAACTTCTAAAGGGTCTTCGCGCAGCGGGACTGGGCATCATGATCGTCCTTCACGACCTGAATGTAATTGCGAGAATTGCGGATCACGTCGTGCTGCTTGAGCATGCAAGTCAACGGTGCAGCCGAGTCGCCGCCACAGGCTCCGTGTTACAAGCACTGAGCGTTGAAAATCTGAAGCAAGTCTTTGACGTCGATGTAACGGTTTTCGATGACCCTAACACAGGCGAGACCGTCTACAACCCCTTTTCACTCAGAACAGTGCAGGGTTAA
- a CDS encoding CPBP family intramembrane metalloprotease, translated as MSSEPTDKSESPAAGAVYSKISIGPLWIIIAVSGFCFYALFNKQVFPAASINYALTNKQAAMQARELATQLGYDLNRTIQTTVFLDDDEAKTVLEFNLGIKAANQLMKNDVPVWLWRTRFCKELNQEQLYIAYTTSGQLKSVFHKLENDLKLPSLSKEEAQRLAEDFVAKIGKQDLSKYELFDYGTEVKPNRVDQHFEWRKSGFPESTLRIRVEIAGNKVSTYRYYLAPSDTWTRVYKKIRENNELLGKVASFFIFVFLVATVGAFIYGLNTHNIRWRFALVGSLIVVLLLLLDQGNNWTNTVDTQYETKLTMANFVTNHLMVLALGIVAAFLLSLSLIGGGEIIYRKTWPRHMAMPSLLSLKGMSQPDFFQKTIYGYLAVGGMMLWVISYYMVGQKFNFFCPLGVDDYKTVGTVCPAISAALIGVSAAGLEELSCRVVGLGLLKRLLKNFWLANFIQAVIWGFAHSQYPQQPSYARGVELTVVGMVFGWIINRYGILPCFVAHYLYDAFLTVEPVFATHQLLLTGPAVICLIPFLVAAFVGRQWAKKKGIAVTDLSNAASEVPVPPKEKVEIEIDRSESKYVPLSRRWRLGLTVTALLCLGASFLPTPEPIGADKKLTIGSGQALTLAKKYLQEDMVVDGGYQSEIELIAKPEQSDSMTWQYIFEQLGKSLTSELYSQTEPCLEWRVRFFKPQESKVYWVFMNADGRKRATILENIDEGKGARLSESEALTIVDAYLKKNRPEFIPYKVLGGNRIVRPERVDYEFELNVPKFNVGATASKIKAGVKGDQISELRIDYDLPDSWSWPRIKQKWYQQLNTVMRYVFGFVLLVSALYWIIHVLRATSIRWTGPLIVGGLALLVTVLSTINSAPKLFYSYNTAEDLNSFMAQSLAQESLKVLLVSCGYLLLALAAFATIRLCFPAIANQLRHGFLLKPHNQYEREMRSNIWLDALLGSYSLCLTWTFVKFMQNSVMAPLTPQVRLDIPKFMPAIFSSLFPSADIVTAVLSGVMLSLTLFTIGAALWKKFLSTKMRSTIFVLFCAVLMSTSQWFWQDIAASFIATTVYLAVGLFFVMRVFRSNLLSYVFLAFEVMAGMRLSELLEHGAIVGTNEIAISVGFFCLPLLATVFVLIADKRKHE; from the coding sequence TTGAGTTCTGAGCCCACCGATAAATCAGAGAGCCCGGCTGCTGGTGCTGTCTACAGCAAAATTTCGATTGGACCACTCTGGATAATCATAGCCGTAAGCGGTTTTTGCTTTTATGCGCTGTTCAATAAACAGGTTTTTCCTGCTGCTTCAATAAACTACGCGCTGACCAATAAACAAGCGGCGATGCAAGCTCGGGAATTGGCGACGCAGCTTGGTTATGACCTCAACAGAACTATTCAGACGACAGTATTTCTCGACGACGACGAGGCGAAAACAGTACTGGAGTTCAATTTGGGCATCAAGGCCGCTAATCAGTTGATGAAAAATGATGTTCCGGTGTGGTTGTGGCGCACTCGCTTCTGTAAAGAACTCAATCAAGAGCAGCTCTACATCGCGTATACCACAAGCGGTCAGCTGAAATCAGTCTTCCATAAGTTGGAGAATGATTTGAAACTTCCGTCTCTGAGCAAGGAGGAGGCGCAGCGGCTGGCTGAGGATTTTGTCGCAAAGATCGGCAAGCAAGATCTGAGCAAGTATGAGCTTTTCGATTATGGAACGGAAGTTAAGCCCAATCGTGTCGACCAGCATTTTGAATGGCGAAAATCCGGTTTTCCAGAGTCGACGCTTCGTATTCGCGTAGAAATCGCCGGCAATAAGGTTTCAACCTATCGCTATTACCTTGCGCCTTCCGACACCTGGACGCGAGTGTATAAAAAGATTCGCGAAAACAATGAATTGCTCGGCAAAGTAGCGTCTTTCTTTATTTTTGTTTTTCTTGTTGCTACAGTCGGAGCCTTCATTTATGGGTTGAACACTCACAACATTCGCTGGCGTTTTGCGCTGGTTGGCAGTCTGATTGTGGTCCTGTTACTTCTGCTCGATCAAGGCAACAACTGGACAAACACTGTCGATACGCAGTACGAAACAAAATTGACCATGGCCAATTTTGTCACCAATCACCTGATGGTTCTGGCTCTGGGAATCGTTGCAGCATTTTTATTGAGCCTCAGTTTGATTGGTGGCGGTGAAATTATCTATCGCAAGACCTGGCCTCGGCACATGGCAATGCCTTCCCTTCTTTCGTTGAAAGGCATGTCACAGCCTGACTTTTTCCAGAAGACCATATATGGGTATCTCGCTGTTGGTGGCATGATGCTCTGGGTGATCTCGTATTACATGGTCGGGCAGAAGTTCAATTTTTTCTGTCCGCTTGGGGTCGATGACTACAAGACAGTCGGCACGGTTTGTCCGGCTATCAGCGCCGCTTTGATTGGCGTGAGCGCTGCTGGATTGGAAGAATTGTCGTGTCGGGTTGTAGGGTTAGGTCTGCTCAAGCGCTTATTGAAAAATTTCTGGCTGGCCAACTTTATACAAGCTGTGATCTGGGGTTTCGCTCACAGCCAGTATCCGCAACAACCAAGCTATGCTCGCGGAGTCGAGTTGACAGTCGTAGGAATGGTTTTTGGTTGGATTATCAACAGGTATGGCATCTTACCCTGCTTCGTGGCTCACTATCTGTACGATGCATTTCTCACCGTTGAACCGGTGTTTGCAACCCACCAGCTCTTGCTGACTGGTCCAGCCGTAATTTGTCTGATTCCCTTTCTTGTTGCCGCATTCGTCGGTCGACAATGGGCAAAGAAAAAGGGCATCGCTGTTACGGATCTTTCTAACGCTGCATCTGAAGTTCCAGTGCCGCCAAAAGAGAAAGTGGAAATTGAGATCGATCGTTCTGAAAGTAAATATGTGCCTCTGTCGAGACGGTGGCGCCTGGGTCTGACGGTTACGGCACTGCTTTGTCTGGGGGCTTCGTTTCTGCCGACGCCCGAACCAATCGGAGCCGACAAGAAGTTGACTATCGGCTCTGGGCAAGCTCTGACTCTAGCCAAGAAATATTTACAGGAAGATATGGTTGTCGATGGCGGCTATCAAAGTGAGATCGAATTGATTGCAAAGCCTGAGCAGTCTGATTCGATGACCTGGCAATATATTTTTGAGCAACTCGGCAAATCGCTAACTTCCGAACTCTATTCTCAGACTGAGCCGTGTCTGGAATGGAGAGTCCGATTCTTTAAACCGCAGGAGTCGAAGGTCTATTGGGTCTTCATGAATGCGGATGGACGCAAGCGTGCCACTATTCTGGAAAATATTGATGAGGGCAAAGGCGCCAGGTTGTCGGAATCTGAGGCGCTAACCATTGTTGACGCGTATTTGAAGAAGAATCGGCCTGAGTTTATCCCGTACAAAGTTTTAGGTGGAAACCGGATTGTTCGCCCCGAGCGTGTTGACTATGAATTCGAGTTGAATGTGCCGAAATTCAATGTCGGCGCTACAGCTTCCAAAATCAAAGCTGGTGTCAAAGGTGATCAGATTTCAGAGTTGAGGATTGATTACGACCTGCCAGACTCATGGTCGTGGCCTCGCATCAAGCAGAAGTGGTATCAGCAGTTAAACACTGTGATGCGTTATGTGTTTGGTTTTGTTTTGTTAGTTTCCGCCTTGTATTGGATTATTCACGTACTGCGCGCCACGTCGATCAGATGGACCGGTCCCCTGATAGTAGGTGGATTGGCGCTCCTCGTTACAGTTCTTTCTACTATTAATAGTGCGCCGAAGTTGTTCTACAGTTACAACACTGCAGAAGATCTCAATTCGTTTATGGCTCAATCTCTGGCCCAGGAATCTCTCAAGGTTTTACTTGTCTCCTGCGGCTATCTGCTGCTTGCGCTTGCTGCGTTTGCGACTATCCGTCTGTGTTTTCCTGCGATTGCCAATCAACTGCGGCACGGGTTTTTGCTCAAACCCCACAATCAATACGAACGTGAAATGCGAAGCAACATATGGTTGGATGCTCTTTTGGGCTCCTATAGTCTTTGTCTGACATGGACGTTTGTCAAATTCATGCAGAATTCAGTAATGGCGCCGTTGACTCCCCAGGTTCGTCTGGATATTCCAAAGTTTATGCCGGCGATTTTCTCATCGCTATTTCCGTCTGCTGATATCGTCACCGCCGTGTTGAGCGGTGTTATGTTGTCCCTGACTCTTTTTACTATTGGTGCCGCGCTCTGGAAGAAATTTCTTTCGACGAAAATGCGCTCAACGATCTTTGTTCTTTTCTGTGCAGTTCTGATGAGCACCTCGCAATGGTTCTGGCAGGACATCGCAGCCTCATTCATAGCCACAACGGTATACCTCGCTGTTGGACTCTTTTTTGTAATGAGAGTTTTCCGTTCGAATTTATTGAGCTATGTTTTCCTGGCTTTTGAGGTGATGGCGGGTATGCGTCTGAGCGAGCTGCTGGAGCATGGCGCCATAGTGGGTACCAATGAAATTGCAATTTCAGTTGGCTTTTTCTGCCTGCCATTGCTTGCTACTGTCTTTGTTCTAATCGCAGACAAACGTAAGCACGAATAA